Proteins from a genomic interval of Rhizobium etli CFN 42:
- a CDS encoding AAA family ATPase, giving the protein MGMMKTEASLDEKAIVAAAERALSDIAAIRGEVSKVIFGQESVVENTILAVLSGGHALLVGVPGLAKTRLVTTLGEVLGLAANRIQFTPDLMPSDILGSEVMDQDDSGRRSFRFVKGPVFAQLLMADEINRASPRTQSALLQAMQEYHITIAGQRYDLPAPFHVLATQNPLEQEGTYPLPEAQLDRFLLQVDVNYPELAAERQILLETTGLGETRPEAIIDAQRLIEIQALVRQMPVSETVVDAILSLVRSARPGQGNASTDKNVAWGPGPRAGQAMMLCARARALYEGRLAPSLDDIFALAEPILQHRMALTFAARAEGMSVRDVIAGLVRQAKG; this is encoded by the coding sequence GTGGGTATGATGAAGACTGAAGCCAGCCTCGATGAAAAGGCGATCGTCGCCGCCGCCGAAAGGGCGCTCTCCGATATCGCCGCCATCCGCGGGGAAGTCTCGAAAGTGATCTTCGGTCAGGAGAGCGTCGTCGAGAACACCATCCTCGCTGTGCTGTCAGGCGGTCATGCCCTGCTCGTTGGCGTGCCCGGCCTTGCCAAGACCAGGCTGGTGACGACGCTCGGCGAGGTGCTGGGCCTTGCCGCCAACCGCATCCAGTTTACTCCCGATCTGATGCCCTCCGATATCCTCGGCTCCGAGGTGATGGATCAGGACGACAGCGGCCGCCGCTCCTTCCGTTTCGTCAAAGGCCCGGTCTTCGCTCAGCTCCTGATGGCCGACGAAATCAATCGCGCCTCACCGCGCACCCAGTCGGCGCTTCTGCAGGCGATGCAGGAATATCATATCACCATCGCCGGCCAGCGTTATGACTTGCCGGCTCCCTTTCATGTGCTAGCCACCCAGAACCCGCTGGAGCAGGAAGGCACCTATCCCCTGCCCGAGGCCCAGCTCGACCGCTTCCTGCTGCAGGTCGACGTCAACTATCCCGAGCTCGCCGCCGAGCGCCAGATTCTGCTCGAGACCACAGGCCTCGGGGAAACCCGGCCGGAAGCCATCATCGATGCGCAGCGGCTGATCGAGATCCAGGCCCTGGTGCGGCAGATGCCGGTAAGCGAAACGGTCGTCGACGCCATCCTTTCGCTGGTACGCTCCGCCCGCCCCGGGCAGGGAAATGCCTCGACCGACAAGAACGTCGCCTGGGGTCCTGGCCCGCGCGCCGGGCAGGCGATGATGCTTTGCGCCCGCGCCCGCGCGCTCTACGAAGGCCGCCTCGCGCCCTCCCTCGATGATATCTTCGCGCTTGCCGAACCCATTCTCCAGCACCGCATGGCGCTGACTTTCGCTGCCCGCGCCGAAGGCATGTCGGTGCGCGACGTCATCGCCGGACTGGTCAGGCAGGCAAAGGGATAA
- a CDS encoding DUF4159 domain-containing protein: MNALPFAFAYPAILGALIALPVIWWLLRLTPPRPKTEVFPPLKILASVLKREETPAQSPWWLTLLRMLLAAIIILAIADPVFNPRTNSLASGGPLVLFVDNSWAAAPDWERRVQTADALVDDAESAGTPVAIAFTADPTNDAVPGTAARARDKLRAAEPRPLVPDRERAFQALRAALNGVKPGTLAFLTDGAAAKADDPTVRRLAELQPADLRLIEGDATKTVAVTAASNAADAMTVKVTRLDSSRAASVALTAVDAQGRSIANGRVDFRPGQSVATSSITAPFEMRNDFARISVDNGATAGAVHLLDDAFKRRRVVLLSGTGADEFQPLLSPLYYIQRALQPYADIIQPTDSDLAVAIPKLLASNPSIIIMADIGRLPEETYEPLTRWISNGGMLLRFAGPRMAAAPADDPLIPVILRQGERALGGTLSWSEPQSLAEFPSIGPFAGIPRPADVVVKRQVLAEPTPDLAERTWASLADGTPLVTMKQLASGQIVLFHVTAEATWSDLPISGTFVDMLRHLLQISRSGGVTSEARSGARVSETLPPYRMLTAKGVLVSETGSARPLIPGAGAEPTANFDNPPGLYGSEDGFTSLNVLPENAELKALDTVGTNAVREGLIGGESWSAKPTLFLVAFLLLLADSLVVLFMNGAFSRLRPAARTMGVIAVVVGAGFLLQPGTLHANDSRPDDDLILERLDNTHLAYVVTGEQEVDNISERGLEGLTQFLTFRTTLEPAPPVGLDLTRDELTFYPIIYWPVSATAPMPSSAAISRIDAYMRNGGTVLFDTRDQISALDNGGNVSANGQRLQEILANLDIPPLEPVPSDHVLTKSFYLLSSFPGRYAGSPLWIEARQGGRETTEKSAATADGVSPILITGNDFAGAWAVDENGTPMLPTVPSDEAQREYAYRAGVNIMMYMLTGNYKTDQVHVPDLLERLGQ, encoded by the coding sequence ATGAACGCCCTTCCCTTCGCTTTCGCCTATCCCGCCATTCTCGGCGCCCTCATCGCCTTGCCAGTCATCTGGTGGCTGCTGCGGCTGACGCCGCCACGTCCGAAAACAGAGGTTTTTCCGCCGCTGAAGATCCTTGCGTCGGTGCTGAAGCGCGAGGAAACGCCGGCGCAAAGCCCCTGGTGGCTGACGCTGCTGCGCATGCTGCTCGCCGCCATCATCATCCTTGCGATTGCCGATCCGGTCTTCAATCCGCGCACTAATTCTCTGGCATCGGGCGGCCCGCTCGTCCTCTTCGTCGACAACAGCTGGGCGGCAGCACCCGATTGGGAGCGCCGTGTCCAGACTGCCGACGCGCTGGTGGACGATGCCGAATCCGCCGGCACGCCGGTAGCGATCGCCTTCACCGCCGATCCGACCAACGATGCTGTTCCCGGCACCGCCGCGCGCGCCCGCGACAAGCTGCGCGCCGCCGAGCCGCGGCCGCTGGTCCCGGACCGCGAGCGCGCTTTCCAGGCGCTGCGGGCGGCGCTCAACGGCGTCAAGCCCGGCACCCTCGCCTTCCTGACCGACGGCGCCGCCGCCAAGGCCGATGATCCGACGGTGCGCAGGCTCGCCGAGCTCCAGCCCGCCGATCTGCGCCTGATCGAGGGCGATGCCACAAAGACCGTTGCCGTCACCGCGGCCAGCAATGCGGCCGACGCCATGACCGTCAAGGTCACGCGGCTCGACAGTTCGCGCGCCGCATCCGTGGCGCTGACCGCCGTCGATGCCCAGGGCCGCTCGATCGCCAACGGCAGGGTGGATTTCCGTCCCGGCCAGAGCGTCGCCACGAGTTCGATCACCGCTCCCTTCGAGATGCGCAACGATTTCGCCCGCATCAGCGTCGACAATGGCGCTACGGCAGGCGCGGTCCACCTCCTCGACGATGCATTCAAGCGCCGCCGGGTCGTCCTGCTGTCCGGTACCGGAGCCGATGAATTCCAGCCGCTGCTCTCGCCGCTCTACTATATCCAGCGGGCGCTGCAGCCCTATGCGGACATCATCCAGCCCACCGATTCCGATCTGGCGGTCGCGATACCGAAACTTCTCGCCAGCAACCCTTCGATCATCATCATGGCCGATATCGGCCGCCTGCCGGAGGAGACCTACGAACCTCTGACACGCTGGATATCGAACGGTGGCATGCTCCTGCGTTTCGCCGGCCCGCGCATGGCGGCAGCACCTGCCGACGATCCGCTCATTCCCGTCATCCTGCGCCAGGGAGAACGGGCGCTGGGCGGCACCTTGTCCTGGAGCGAACCGCAGTCGCTGGCCGAATTTCCGAGCATCGGGCCTTTCGCGGGCATACCGCGTCCTGCCGATGTCGTCGTCAAACGGCAGGTGCTCGCCGAGCCGACACCCGATCTTGCCGAACGCACCTGGGCAAGCCTCGCCGACGGCACGCCGCTGGTCACGATGAAGCAGCTGGCATCCGGCCAGATCGTCCTCTTCCACGTCACCGCCGAAGCGACCTGGTCCGATCTGCCGATCTCTGGCACCTTCGTCGATATGCTGCGTCACCTCCTGCAGATATCGCGCTCAGGCGGTGTGACGTCCGAGGCGCGCAGTGGCGCGCGTGTCTCCGAGACCCTTCCGCCCTACCGCATGCTGACGGCCAAGGGTGTGCTCGTCTCCGAGACCGGCTCGGCGCGACCTCTGATCCCCGGGGCCGGAGCCGAACCCACAGCGAATTTCGACAATCCACCCGGCCTCTACGGCTCGGAAGATGGTTTCACCTCATTGAACGTGCTGCCCGAGAACGCCGAACTGAAGGCGCTCGATACCGTGGGAACCAATGCCGTGCGCGAAGGCTTGATCGGCGGCGAAAGCTGGTCGGCAAAGCCGACTCTTTTCCTGGTCGCCTTTCTGCTGCTGCTCGCCGACAGCCTGGTCGTCCTCTTCATGAACGGCGCTTTCTCGCGATTGCGCCCGGCCGCTCGCACCATGGGCGTGATCGCAGTCGTAGTCGGCGCAGGCTTCCTGCTGCAGCCCGGCACACTACACGCCAACGACTCCCGGCCCGATGACGACCTCATTCTGGAGAGGCTTGACAACACGCATCTCGCCTATGTCGTCACCGGAGAGCAGGAAGTCGACAATATATCCGAGCGGGGCCTTGAGGGCCTGACCCAGTTCCTGACCTTCCGCACGACGCTGGAGCCGGCGCCGCCCGTCGGCCTTGACCTCACCAGGGACGAACTCACCTTCTATCCGATCATCTATTGGCCGGTTTCGGCAACGGCGCCCATGCCGTCATCGGCCGCGATCAGCCGCATCGACGCCTACATGCGCAACGGCGGCACCGTGCTCTTCGACACGCGCGACCAGATAAGCGCCCTGGACAATGGCGGCAATGTCAGCGCCAACGGTCAGCGGCTGCAGGAAATCCTCGCCAATCTCGATATCCCGCCGCTCGAACCGGTACCCTCAGATCACGTGCTGACGAAATCCTTCTATCTCCTGTCGAGTTTTCCCGGCCGTTATGCCGGCAGCCCGCTTTGGATCGAGGCCCGCCAAGGTGGCCGCGAAACGACCGAAAAATCGGCGGCGACGGCCGACGGGGTTTCGCCGATCCTGATCACCGGCAATGATTTCGCCGGCGCCTGGGCAGTCGACGAAAACGGCACGCCGATGCTGCCGACCGTGCCCTCGGATGAAGCGCAGCGTGAATATGCCTACCGGGCCGGCGTCAATATCATGATGTACATGCTGACCGGCAACTACAAGACCGACCAGGTTCACGTTCCCGACCTCCTCGAGCGGTTAGGGCAATGA
- a CDS encoding DUF58 domain-containing protein, giving the protein MASIGQTVNPTSGSDALSRARQRASLMPDCLVEAKRIANTVIAGWHGRRKRGIGENFWQFRPYAEGESLSRIDWRRSARDDHTYVREREWEAAHTIWLWCDMSPSMMYKSSHGSVSKESRALVVMLALAEILARSGERIGCPGIMEPASTRNAAERLAAALMHAPLTGGLPETGMIRGWSDLVLIGDFLDDAPVIMERLGPLARRGLHGHVVEIADPAEEIFPYSGRTEFIDPETGAKLISGRAEHIRETYRNAYLARRESLGQSLRHLGWTFTTHRTDHLASEALVAVHMYLSGMPAKATHGGLL; this is encoded by the coding sequence GTGGCATCTATCGGACAGACCGTCAACCCGACGTCAGGCAGCGATGCCCTCTCCCGCGCCAGGCAGCGGGCCTCGCTGATGCCGGACTGCCTTGTGGAAGCCAAGCGCATCGCCAACACGGTGATCGCCGGCTGGCACGGCCGCCGCAAGCGCGGTATCGGCGAGAATTTCTGGCAGTTCCGCCCCTATGCCGAGGGCGAGAGCCTGTCGCGCATCGATTGGCGCCGCTCCGCCCGCGACGACCATACCTATGTGCGTGAGCGCGAATGGGAAGCAGCGCACACCATCTGGCTCTGGTGCGACATGTCGCCCTCGATGATGTACAAGTCGAGCCACGGCAGTGTCTCCAAGGAAAGCCGGGCGCTGGTCGTCATGCTGGCGCTTGCCGAAATCCTCGCCCGCTCCGGCGAGCGCATCGGCTGCCCCGGCATCATGGAACCTGCCTCCACCCGCAATGCCGCCGAACGCCTCGCAGCCGCGCTCATGCACGCGCCGCTGACCGGCGGACTGCCGGAAACGGGAATGATCCGCGGCTGGAGCGACCTCGTGCTCATCGGCGATTTCCTGGACGACGCGCCTGTGATCATGGAGCGGCTCGGCCCGCTTGCCCGCCGCGGCCTGCACGGCCACGTGGTCGAGATAGCAGACCCCGCCGAAGAGATCTTCCCCTATAGCGGCCGCACCGAATTCATCGATCCGGAGACGGGGGCCAAGCTCATCTCCGGCCGCGCCGAACACATCCGCGAGACCTATCGCAACGCCTACCTCGCCCGCAGGGAGAGCCTCGGCCAGTCGCTGCGGCATCTCGGCTGGACCTTTACGACCCACCGCACCGATCATCTTGCCTCGGAGGCGCTGGTTGCGGTCCATATGTACCTGTCCGGCATGCCGGCCAAGGCCACGCATGGAGGGCTGCTATGA
- a CDS encoding membrane protein — MTFDFSPYLPWPILAALAAVSALIAAFAIWRGVRGAWIRTLAALALLTALANPVLLQEDRDQLSTIVPVIVDRSQSQQTPERMKMTDDALAALKGQLARFPQIEPRFVDVEGDVNSDVPSTRLFEALAANIADVPSARIGGAIMLTDGEVHDVPAANQALGFDAPIHGLITGKPKEFDRRIEVIKGPRFGIVNEEQQVVLRVFDDGPSPGGAANVTVKLNGDEIATLQTTPGQDTPFSFKVPGGGSNVLEFSVAELPGEVAAANNRAVHVIDGIRQNLRVLLVSGEPHAGERAWRNLLKSDASVDLVHFTILRPPEKQDGTPINELSLIAFPTRELFIDKIKDFDLIIFDRYQDRANVLPMLYYDNIAQYVENGGALLIAAGPEHASPESIAMTPLASVLPAEPTGRMIEKAFYPRLSEEGRKHPVTRGLDGSGEDPPHWGRWFRSVDVERPQGETIMVGADNHPLLVLNRAGQGRVAMLLSDQGWLWARGFEGGGPNVSLYRRIAHWLMKEPALEEEALTARASGRTLEVTRQTIGDNPGNATVRYPSGKTETLPLTQTEPGLYKAEKRMKEVGLFEIRNGKLSTLVHIGAVDAPEFKAMISTTDVLKPVVDRSKGLVTRVANAKGAISVPPILPVRGQVRVSDNERMMIRMTNETVLKGINTLPLFAGFAGVGILLLAFGAMWWREGR, encoded by the coding sequence ATGACCTTCGATTTTTCACCCTACCTGCCCTGGCCGATTCTGGCCGCTCTAGCCGCGGTCAGCGCTCTTATCGCCGCCTTTGCGATCTGGCGCGGCGTTCGCGGCGCCTGGATCAGGACACTGGCCGCCCTCGCACTGCTGACCGCTCTTGCCAATCCCGTACTGCTGCAGGAGGATCGGGATCAGTTGTCGACGATCGTCCCCGTCATCGTCGACCGGAGCCAGAGCCAGCAGACACCCGAGCGCATGAAGATGACCGATGACGCGCTTGCGGCATTGAAAGGGCAGCTTGCCCGCTTCCCCCAGATAGAACCCCGCTTCGTCGATGTCGAAGGCGACGTCAATTCCGACGTTCCGTCCACCCGCCTGTTCGAGGCGCTGGCAGCCAACATCGCCGACGTCCCGTCCGCCCGCATCGGCGGCGCCATCATGCTGACAGACGGCGAAGTCCATGATGTCCCGGCCGCCAATCAGGCGCTCGGCTTCGATGCGCCGATCCATGGCCTTATCACCGGCAAGCCCAAGGAATTCGACCGTCGCATCGAAGTCATCAAGGGACCGCGCTTCGGCATCGTCAACGAGGAGCAGCAGGTCGTCCTGCGCGTCTTCGACGATGGTCCGAGCCCCGGCGGCGCCGCCAATGTTACGGTTAAGCTCAACGGCGACGAAATTGCCACCCTGCAGACAACCCCCGGCCAGGATACGCCCTTCTCCTTCAAGGTTCCGGGTGGCGGCAGCAATGTACTCGAATTTTCCGTCGCCGAGCTTCCCGGCGAAGTCGCCGCCGCTAACAACCGCGCCGTTCATGTCATCGATGGCATCCGCCAGAATCTGCGCGTCCTGCTCGTCTCCGGCGAGCCGCATGCCGGCGAGCGCGCCTGGCGCAACCTCCTGAAATCCGACGCCTCGGTCGATCTCGTTCACTTCACCATCCTGCGTCCGCCGGAAAAGCAGGACGGCACGCCGATCAACGAGCTGTCGCTGATCGCCTTCCCGACGCGTGAACTCTTCATCGACAAGATCAAGGATTTCGACCTGATCATCTTCGACCGCTATCAGGACCGCGCCAACGTGCTGCCGATGCTTTATTATGACAACATCGCCCAATACGTGGAGAACGGCGGCGCGTTGCTGATCGCCGCCGGTCCGGAACATGCGAGCCCAGAGTCGATCGCGATGACGCCGCTCGCCTCCGTGCTGCCGGCAGAGCCGACGGGCCGGATGATCGAGAAGGCCTTTTATCCTCGCCTCTCCGAGGAAGGGCGCAAGCATCCGGTCACGCGCGGCTTGGACGGCTCCGGCGAGGACCCGCCGCATTGGGGCCGCTGGTTCCGCAGCGTCGATGTCGAACGGCCGCAGGGCGAAACGATTATGGTTGGCGCCGACAACCATCCGCTGCTGGTGCTGAACCGCGCCGGCCAGGGCCGCGTCGCCATGCTGCTTTCCGATCAGGGCTGGCTCTGGGCGCGCGGCTTCGAAGGCGGCGGTCCAAATGTCTCGCTATATCGCCGCATTGCTCATTGGCTGATGAAGGAACCTGCGCTCGAGGAAGAAGCGTTGACGGCGCGCGCCTCCGGCCGAACGCTTGAAGTCACGCGACAGACGATCGGCGACAATCCTGGTAACGCCACCGTGCGTTATCCCTCCGGCAAGACCGAAACTTTGCCGCTCACCCAGACCGAACCCGGACTCTACAAGGCCGAGAAACGCATGAAAGAGGTTGGGCTCTTCGAAATCCGTAATGGCAAGTTGTCGACGCTTGTGCACATCGGCGCTGTCGATGCGCCGGAATTCAAGGCGATGATCTCGACGACCGATGTGCTGAAGCCTGTCGTCGACAGGAGCAAAGGTCTCGTGACCCGTGTCGCCAACGCAAAGGGCGCAATCAGCGTTCCGCCGATCCTGCCGGTGCGCGGCCAGGTCCGCGTCTCCGACAACGAGCGTATGATGATCCGCATGACCAACGAAACCGTCCTGAAGGGAATCAACACGCTGCCGCTCTTTGCCGGTTTCGCCGGCGTCGGCATCCTGCTGCTCGCTTTCGGCGCCATGTGGTGGCGCGAAGGCCGGTAG
- a CDS encoding transposase encodes MIEAVADRFEGAPRQLRRRWSDDFKARAVAEALEPGSSVSAIARRLDIHPSQLFGWRRAALGSHKENIAPIGHKAVTPSADGAIIEVLIGDVVVRAPADVDEAHLQRVIRAVRSA; translated from the coding sequence ATGATCGAGGCTGTTGCGGACCGATTTGAGGGCGCGCCTCGGCAGCTTCGGCGGCGCTGGTCGGACGATTTTAAAGCGCGTGCAGTTGCAGAGGCACTCGAGCCTGGCTCGAGCGTGTCAGCGATCGCACGTCGGCTTGATATCCATCCGTCACAACTGTTTGGCTGGCGTCGCGCCGCCCTGGGCTCTCACAAGGAGAACATAGCGCCGATCGGTCATAAGGCAGTCACGCCATCTGCCGACGGCGCGATAATCGAAGTTCTGATTGGCGATGTCGTCGTGCGCGCTCCCGCCGATGTGGACGAAGCTCATCTGCAGCGTGTCATCCGGGCAGTTCGCTCAGCATGA
- a CDS encoding DUF1285 domain-containing protein gives MAAEEINGQADAAGLAALISRASAENSDKKRGLAPVERWNPPFCGDIDMEIRADGTWFYMGTPIGRPALVQLFSTVLRKDEDEKTYLVTPVEKVGIRVVDAPFVAVEMSVTEREGRQVLTFRTNVGDVVEAGGEHRLRFAIAGENAELKPYLHVRGRLEALVSRPVMYELVALGETLDVEGQAMFAICSAGAVFPVMPADELDVLSR, from the coding sequence ATGGCAGCCGAGGAAATCAACGGACAGGCGGATGCGGCGGGGCTTGCCGCGCTGATTTCGCGTGCCTCTGCCGAAAATAGCGATAAAAAACGGGGGCTAGCGCCGGTCGAGCGCTGGAATCCGCCTTTCTGCGGCGATATCGACATGGAGATCAGGGCCGACGGCACCTGGTTCTACATGGGCACGCCGATCGGCCGGCCGGCGCTGGTGCAGCTGTTTTCGACGGTCTTGCGAAAGGACGAGGATGAAAAGACCTACCTCGTAACTCCTGTGGAAAAGGTGGGGATCAGGGTCGTCGACGCTCCTTTCGTCGCTGTGGAGATGAGCGTGACGGAACGAGAGGGCCGCCAGGTGCTGACGTTCCGCACCAATGTCGGCGATGTCGTCGAGGCGGGAGGAGAGCATCGGCTGCGCTTTGCCATTGCCGGCGAAAATGCCGAATTGAAACCCTATCTGCATGTGCGCGGGCGGCTGGAGGCGCTGGTGTCACGCCCTGTGATGTATGAACTGGTCGCGCTCGGCGAGACGCTCGACGTGGAAGGGCAGGCGATGTTTGCGATCTGCTCTGCCGGCGCGGTCTTCCCCGTCATGCCGGCCGATGAACTGGATGTACTTAGCCGATGA
- the tnpB gene encoding IS66 family insertion sequence element accessory protein TnpB (TnpB, as the term is used for proteins encoded by IS66 family insertion elements, is considered an accessory protein, since TnpC, encoded by a neighboring gene, is a DDE family transposase.), protein MIPAGVKVFLASHPIDFRKGPDSLLSLVRDAGSDPFNGSLYVFRAKRADRVKIVWWDGSGVCLYSKRLEKAQFCWPRIGHNRVQLNHAQLMALVDGMDWKRVRSVAVKPPEIVG, encoded by the coding sequence ATGATCCCCGCAGGTGTAAAGGTCTTCCTCGCCAGTCACCCCATCGACTTTCGTAAAGGGCCGGACAGTTTGCTGTCGCTGGTGCGCGACGCCGGCAGTGATCCGTTCAATGGCTCGCTTTATGTCTTCCGGGCGAAGCGGGCGGACCGGGTCAAGATCGTCTGGTGGGATGGATCAGGGGTCTGCCTCTATTCCAAGCGGTTGGAGAAGGCGCAGTTCTGCTGGCCGCGGATCGGCCACAACCGGGTGCAGCTCAATCACGCTCAGCTCATGGCGCTCGTTGACGGCATGGACTGGAAACGGGTGCGCTCAGTGGCGGTGAAGCCGCCGGAGATTGTTGGGTAA
- a CDS encoding GNAT family N-acetyltransferase yields MFETHQSVQPVSVIMYKHDLVYLTEDASHDAAIEHINEEAFGPGRFARAAARIREQGPHDLSLSFICADDGETIASVRMTPVLAGTVKGHLLGPLAVRPSHKNIGIGRELVRIAVEAARRKGSEAVILIGDPPYYGPLGFEKVAYNALSFPGPVDPGRVLVVPIAEGVHERLKGIIAWHG; encoded by the coding sequence GTGTTCGAGACCCATCAATCTGTCCAGCCGGTTTCTGTCATCATGTACAAGCACGATCTCGTCTACCTCACCGAAGACGCGTCCCACGACGCCGCCATCGAACACATTAATGAAGAAGCCTTCGGTCCGGGCCGCTTCGCGCGGGCGGCCGCGCGTATCCGCGAGCAGGGGCCGCATGACCTGTCGCTCTCCTTTATCTGCGCTGACGACGGCGAGACGATCGCCTCCGTGCGCATGACGCCGGTGCTGGCCGGCACGGTAAAGGGGCATCTTCTTGGCCCGCTCGCCGTTCGACCCTCGCATAAAAATATAGGTATCGGCCGGGAACTGGTGCGGATCGCGGTGGAAGCCGCGCGGCGCAAGGGTTCGGAAGCCGTCATCCTCATCGGCGATCCACCCTATTATGGCCCGCTCGGCTTTGAGAAGGTCGCCTACAACGCGCTCTCCTTTCCGGGACCCGTCGATCCCGGCCGCGTGCTCGTCGTTCCGATCGCCGAAGGCGTGCACGAGCGGCTGAAGGGCATCATCGCCTGGCACGGATGA
- a CDS encoding IS66-like element ISRel15 family transposase, which yields MTPPDLQLPDDVETLKAMVLAMAEKAARTDALESEVADLKARNADADERIERLTQILKAFDRARFGRQSEKLGSPGIDDEQQAFVFEEIETGISAIRAKVNKGAADPDAKRAPRPRKGFAPHLERVEVVIEPDELHEHIGKQKVLIGEDVSERLDVVPAKFRVIVTRRPKYAFKNEDGVIQAAAPAHIIEGGIPTEALLAQIAVSKYADGLPLYRQEAIYARDKVELDRKLMAQWMGKLGYELDILADYILAEIKKAERIFADETTLPTLAPGSGSAKTAWLWAYARDDRPFGGSGPPMVAYRFEDSRAGDRVARHLNGYRGILQVDGHGAYNKLARSDGGNDGVMLAGCWSHSRRKFYELHASDSSKIASETVELMAKLWEVEAAARGQSPDARVAARQATSAAVVTELFALWQKTLPRISGKSKLAEAIRYATSRRSIFERFLTDGRIELDSNIVERAIRPQTITRKNSLFAGSDGGGRTWATIATLLQTAKMNNVDPQAWLTQTLERIANGWPSSDLDALMPWNYAR from the coding sequence ATGACGCCGCCCGATCTACAGCTCCCGGATGATGTAGAGACCCTGAAAGCCATGGTCCTTGCCATGGCCGAGAAGGCAGCGCGCACCGATGCTCTCGAGAGCGAGGTCGCAGACCTGAAAGCCAGAAACGCCGATGCCGACGAACGCATCGAGCGACTGACCCAGATCCTGAAAGCCTTCGATCGCGCCCGCTTCGGCCGGCAATCGGAAAAGCTCGGCTCTCCGGGCATCGATGATGAGCAGCAGGCTTTTGTCTTCGAGGAAATCGAGACCGGTATCTCGGCAATCCGAGCCAAGGTAAACAAGGGTGCCGCTGATCCCGATGCGAAACGTGCACCCCGGCCGCGCAAGGGCTTTGCACCTCATCTGGAACGAGTCGAAGTGGTGATCGAGCCGGATGAACTGCACGAACACATCGGCAAACAGAAGGTGCTGATCGGAGAAGACGTCTCGGAGCGACTGGACGTCGTGCCGGCGAAGTTCCGCGTCATCGTCACCCGGCGGCCGAAGTATGCCTTCAAGAACGAAGACGGCGTCATCCAGGCAGCCGCGCCCGCGCACATCATCGAGGGTGGCATTCCAACGGAAGCGCTTCTCGCCCAGATCGCTGTCTCGAAGTATGCAGATGGCCTTCCGCTCTATCGACAGGAGGCAATCTATGCACGCGACAAGGTTGAGCTTGACCGGAAGCTGATGGCCCAATGGATGGGCAAGCTCGGCTACGAGCTCGATATCCTGGCCGACTACATCCTCGCCGAGATCAAGAAGGCTGAGCGCATCTTTGCGGACGAGACGACATTGCCAACGCTCGCGCCCGGATCCGGATCGGCAAAGACAGCCTGGCTATGGGCTTATGCGAGGGATGATAGACCCTTTGGCGGTAGTGGCCCGCCGATGGTCGCCTATCGCTTCGAAGATAGCCGCGCTGGCGATCGCGTCGCCCGGCATCTGAATGGCTATCGCGGTATCCTTCAGGTGGACGGGCATGGTGCCTACAACAAGCTTGCCCGATCTGACGGCGGCAATGACGGCGTGATGCTGGCCGGCTGCTGGTCCCATAGCAGGCGCAAGTTCTACGAACTCCACGCCTCGGACAGCTCCAAGATAGCCAGCGAGACGGTGGAATTGATGGCAAAGCTCTGGGAGGTGGAAGCGGCGGCCCGGGGGCAGAGCCCTGACGCGCGTGTCGCGGCACGTCAGGCGACATCTGCTGCAGTTGTCACTGAGCTCTTCGCCCTGTGGCAAAAGACCCTGCCGCGGATCTCCGGCAAGTCGAAGCTCGCAGAAGCGATCCGCTATGCCACCTCGCGTCGCTCCATCTTCGAACGCTTCCTTACCGACGGCCGCATCGAGCTCGACAGCAACATCGTTGAGCGTGCCATCAGGCCCCAGACGATCACGAGAAAGAACAGTCTCTTCGCCGGCAGCGATGGCGGTGGAAGGACCTGGGCGACTATCGCCACGCTCCTTCAGACGGCGAAGATGAACAACGTGGACCCGCAGGCTTGGCTCACCCAAACACTTGAGCGGATCGCCAACGGCTGGCCGAGCAGCGATCTCGATGCACTCATGCCGTGGAATTACGCGCGCTGA